Sequence from the Panicum virgatum strain AP13 chromosome 5N, P.virgatum_v5, whole genome shotgun sequence genome:
ATGCTCCTCCGCCTCGACGCTATCCCGATGCTCGCTGTGTCCTCTCCGCTCACGGCGGCTCGGCGGGAGGGGCGGCAAGCCTGCCTCCACGCGTGCGGTGGCCGCCTACCTCCCCACTCGCGGTGACGATCCCGCCTCCCAGCTCGTgcgacggccggccggcggagcgCCCTGGCCTCTCCTGCGTGGGATTCGGCAACGCACAGCGGCAGGGGCGACGCCCAGACATGCGGGATGGCGAGCGCTAGTGTGGGATTGGACGCCGTCAGGCCTGTTAGCCGGTGAAAACGGAGAAAACGGCGCCTGTGCGGGCGGACAATCGGGAGCCGTTGGATTCGTTTCGAGCGGCTGTGATGGACGAAATGTCAAGCCTAAGGCATGTCACCCAATCTGAGtccccctctctcctccctccctcataGACTCTCGATGGCGGGGTGTCAGTGCGCCTCGACGGAAGTGTGGTGGGTGCTGCGCTCCCCCGGTGGCGGTGTGGTAGCCTCGCACGCTTGCCCAACAGCGGGGCCGCACGCCTcggtggcggcgtggcggggGCTCATGAGCCCTGCATGGCAGCGGTCTACTCCTCTAGAGGCAGGTCGGGGCTCCTCCGACTGCAGTGCAAGGACGAGAAGGGGCCGCAACATAATCTGCCGTCGGACCGGATCTGCGAATGTGGTGGCCGGATCCACCGCGGGAGGCAGGATCCATGGTCATGGAGGTCGGATATGGCGAGTAGCAGGCGGATTTGGCGAGCGGGTGGCCTCCTCCAGTGAGCGGATGCCACAGAGGTGCGGATCCGGCGAGCGGTGGTGTGCCCTGTGGATCGGCTCGACGGGTCATGGATGGGTTCGCTAGGCCTGTCCAttggatttttcttttttttctttttttagttcGATATACCGAGCCGGGTAGGGAATTGCTTGGGTTAAGGTTTGGCCCGGGCGGAAGGGCGTGCGGcccgtgcgaccgcacaggtGCCCAAAAATTTATCCGCAGCCCACCATGATTAATCTTATTAGCCCAAAAATTATTAATTAGGTTTTGTCTTGTTTCTAAAATCAACTCCAGCAGATTTTTTAAACAGACTACTATCATAAGTTTAGAGAATGAAGCTAAAAAGATGTACTCTAGCAAACTCTCTACTAGACCCTCTATTTCAGAGAGGCCTCCaaatttcctcctcctcctccattccTAGTGGTCTCTATGGAGCCCTCTATCGTAAGTTAGAATTGAGAGCTATTGTTGGAGTTGGAGTAAATTTAGAGGCTTCTAAAAATTAGAGGCAGTCCATTTAGCACTTAAGAGGGTCTGATTTAAGGGCtgctgctggagttgctcttatccGATCCAAATGTAAGTGACAGACGTTGAACACGCGCACCTAGCCAAAAGACCTGCTAGCTTGCCCTGTTGGCCTCGAGTCTTTGCAGTTGCCGATTTATCTTCACACAATCACGACTCGCGCTCAAAGCGGCCAAAGCGGCAGCAACAGTAAGTGACGACAACAGGCGGCAGACAATGATCACGATGCCGTGTGACAACTAGGCGGCAGCACCTGGGAAGGCATGCGACGTGATATAACTATAACTTGAAGTCATATGTTCCGTACAAGGCCCTGCTTTATGCCGGCACGGCCCTGGTTAAGGTCACGATTAACCGTGACCTTTGGTCCGAGACGGTCGTAAAAACCGTCTCGATTAATACCTTTTGCCCGTCTCCATAAAgtagttttgtgtagtagtgaGAGAGAAGGCAAGAGCTGACAAataaaggctgtgtttagttcgcgaaaatttttgggttaggatactgtagcattttcattgttatttgtcaattaatatccaatcatgaactaattacatttaaaatatttatcttgtcatttacagttgaactgcataattagttattttttttaattatatttaatacttcatatatatgtctaaaaattcgatgtgaccgGTACTGTagtaaattttttgggaactaaacagcgtCAAAAGCATAAAATGGAGATCACACGCGATCCAGCTAATGGCTGCAAGATCCATCATGCCCTAGTCCTTTTTGTAAAGCAGGCAACTCCATCTCCCAATGATTGCCCGTCAGCGGGGCAGATTAATGCGAGGGGGCAAATCAAATCATTCTGTTCTCCTGGTGGAATCCTTAGGTGTTCACCACTTCTCCTTTCGATGCACCCCTCTCAAGATTAAATAGAACTGAACTAAATACGGCTATGATTCTGTGGTTGGAGATCTATAGACCCTATTTGGTTGCTgggaattttttataaaaatctcTGGGACTTACGAGGCTTTTTAGGGATTTTTTTGTGCTGGAGACTAAAACTAGAGAAGACTCTTTtgaggagttttttttttggtactTTTGCTCTATGTTCCCGCCTATTACCCCTCCTAACTCTATCCGGtccgcatgcatgcatgcaaaggtTAGAGGTAAAGTGGTCTTTTGAGCACTTCATTTAATGAGATTTAGTCCCTTCAATTATTGGAGCCAAACAGGAAGAGACTTAAGTTTAGCCCCAGAGACTTTTAGACCAATCCCAACCCATAGTGTCCATGAGTAGTGTCTATATTGTCATATCATCAAGATATCACCTTTAGAAACTACACTCTACAATCCGTGATTTTTTTGTGTGGATTTCTATTAAACTCTCTCTTTTCTCACCCATCATATTTGTTCTCCATTTATTATGAAGACACCATCTTACTCCCAATGCACAATATGTGGTGTCTAGCGTATTGATTTGCGTATTGACActgggtcttgcatgagaccCAATTTCTTCCTCTTTCCACACTCTCTCATTTATTATGGTACCACATAAGTAAAAAGTCATATGTGGCAGTATATTTAATGCTATAGACACCATCCTACGTGGAGGGTTGGGGATGATCTTAGAGAGTCTAGCAACTTTTGGAAACCAAACAGGGTCATAGTCCCATCAGACTAATAAATACGGCAAAAGATCATGCTTTGAAGGGCAGCCCAAATATATATGGTACAGTACAACTGTACAAGTGTGTGCATGTGAAAGTACTTGTGAGCGCGTCCGACTCATATACTGTGCCTCCCCAAAAGCCTTGCAAGTCCACCGACAACCCTAGTCCTCCAACCGCCATTAGGAGTAGCCCAAATTGCTAAAACAATAAGTGATCTGGCTATTTTGTAATAATGCTATACTTGTAATGTTCTATTTGTACAATAAATAATTTCTGATCTATTAATTTACATACACCATCTTATATTTGGTATGTTTGTTATGTATATCTATCTataaaaagttgaaacaattgaaaacatTTCTTACTAAGATTAAACTCACCGTACCCCTCACggaggccccacttgtcaggccaaaaaGTTTAATAAAAGGAAGGGGGAGATTGGTTTCGTCAATGTTTTTCACCAAAATCCTATTACTTTTTATACCAGTAATTTCCTATACCCACCTCTTGTACCCACATATTACTTTCTCTTTAGCACacacataattttttttgcacataCATTGACCCATAATTCACAttattttttttggaagaataataattgacatcattgtttatgaAAGGGAAAAAAGACGCGTATTAATGTATTACTTTCCTTTAGTATACACATACTTTCCTTTGCACATACATTAACCCATAATCCACATCAATTTttcttttggaaggataataattgacatcattgtttatggagagaaaagaaagatgtgtattatttttagaagaaaaataaatggcatCATTGCTTCATGGTTTTGGAAGGATATttattgacatcattgttttatggaaggaaaaaaaaagatatgtattatttttaaaagaaaataaataacatcatttcttgatggaagaaaaattaaatacgtgTCTAAATACGTGTCTGTGGCACGTACATCTTCCCTAGTATGGGATAAAAAGAGAaacaattcaaaaaatgaaCATAAATCCATAAAAACATGGGACACGTTAGTGTTCCGCTTAGGGGTGTTAATTGGtgatccttaggtgcacctccaatttGAAAAATTAGCACAAAACTTTGAACTAAGAAGAGTTGAAGGTGCACATCCAATTTGAAAAATTAGCACAAAACTTTGAACTAAGAAGAGTtgaaggtgcacctaagggCCACCAATTTGCACATCTAGTTCCACTATTGTATATGTGGTGTTTTAGACAAAGGTCTTTGGTTTTGTGCCATTTCAATTCTAATAGCACGAGAGGAACTAATGTTATATAAAAACAATACATTGGAAATTAAAAATCTACAATAAGAGAAtttgaaaatagaaaagaataaTGAATATTCAGAACTTCAAACGATTGAAATTCACTATAGGGACGAATGGAGATTATTTACTAGATGTTAGATTTATTGAGATACAATATTTGAATaattttaatatattattagaataACAGGATGAACTATTGGAGCAATTGAGGTCTACTATTAAGTATACATTGTTCCAACAATCTAAAAATGAAAGCTAAATCTATTAAGActaataatataaaaaataCGTATAGTTTTAATTAAGCAATACTGAAAAAATGAAACATAAAGAATGAAAAAAGGAAGaaggaaaataagaaaaaaataaatcaacATATTCTTAGCTAGGCCGAATTCCTCTTGCTTTTAGTTGGACCAGATCTTGCTCTATTTAGggccaaagaaaaaaaactacaaaataaaaatagagacATAGGCCACTTTTGGCCATTTTAGAGGGAATGTGTGATATCAgccttccattttttttttgcgaggagacTACTTCCATATTCTACTCAAGTTTGCgcctctttcctttttttttcctcttgcctCTACCGTCACTACAGGAAGCAAAATTTACCACATTGACACCATACACAATTCATCTATTTAAGGTTTGTCACAACATCATGTATCGTGTAGCACCTAGGCGCACGCAATCTAAGCCATTTCATGGAACATATATAGCATGACATGTCATCTATGGAAGTGGTTCATCTGCAGTAGGTCCCTGTGAAGTTGGGTCACTGATGTGTGGGCCTGGGTCCACACGTTAGTGACCAGGGCCAACCTCCAAGGAAAGATCTGTTTATCATCTACCCCGCGACGTCCCTATAATACATCGCTGACGTCCTCAAAGCTTTCGTTGTCGAAGAGTGAAAGATCTCACAAGTCCTCCATATGTCAATTTCTATTCCAGCCGAGCAACGAagtgcgcccccccccccccaaaaaaaaaatccaccgGCACCAGCACCACCAAAATGTAGTGAATTCTAAtagaaaatttatttttttaatccaAAAGCAAATATTATTGATTTTAAAAGTAGGAAACATCAGTAGGATTTTCTTAGATCAATAATTCAagattatatatttttagcaaTAATGCAACGTTTTGACTATTTTTATGACTCCTATGCTACCAACCATGCTCGTCAATTTGAAGCTATTCGATTAGTTTTCTTATTATGATGTAATAAGAAGTGTCACGCACACACAGGCTGCCTGGAACCAGTTGATGAGTTTTTTAGTTGCCCCACAATCTGGGGGACAAAAGCTgctagaaatagaaaaaaagttAACACTAGGTTAAAAAGGGAGCAACTAATCGCAATGGCTTTAATCATTTTGGGAAAAGGGAATGCCAAAACAAGCTTGTCGTCGCGGTCATTATATATACACACGACATGCCCTTTTTCGTTCATGCAAAATCGGATCTCTTAGAACTAGTCAACCTTACTATTTTTCATAAGTTAAGGGCATCTTGATTAATTTGATGAAGCAACTAATGGTTACTTATCCATGTCATGGCATCGCGCACATATGTCTAGATGGGAAGTTCCGCCTGTGGAATCAAATTCTTTTCCTCAATTGAACTGCTTTAAACCTTTCCAAAAATTGATCTACTATAACAGCATTACTTAGAATCTTCGTTGGAGAGTGATGCCATTCGTTAATAATGCTTCCATCCTACAGCATTACTTAGAATCTTCGTCCAAAAATTTATCTACTATAACAGCGCATTACCAAAAATTGAACTGCCATTCGTTAATAATGCTTCCATCCTAAAATACAATGCGCACACCCATATATTAAATATTTATTTGTAATCTTCAACCAACAATTAATCTAACATATGAAAAGTTTATGTTATAAAAGTAGCTACGTTGGATTTGTTTGGAAATATTTTCTAATGATCAAAATTTTATTGCCACGAATGATATATTATAAAACAAAGTGAACTTGAAAACCAGACAATGCTTATATTTTAGAACAGAGAaagtatatattatatatgaaAAATTAATTTTTACCGCTAAACTTTATAAAACCAGATTCCCTAAGGAGATGAGCGCAAACATGGCTAAAAACCAACCGTCCAATCGGCCATGTACAAGGCGGGGGAGAGTGAAACTCCTTTTCTAGTCAGTAGTCATGTGGTTTTTTCTACCAAATTCATTTCAACAAAGCCTAGTTTAAGATGATATATATCATAGGAACACTCAATTGTAATATGTTCATTGATCAAAGGTTCTTCGCAATTAAACGCTGTTCTAGCCCTAAGACTATACGTGTCACATCTAAGAAGCATTACTAAAGCCAATTTTTTCTAGGGGTTGTCTTCATGGTTGTTGCTTATACCAGTCTCAATGCACAGTGTCATTACACGGTTACCAAGAGAGATATGTCAGCTTAACACTGCCATGACAATACCTCTCTCAGTGCATACTGTCATCGCACAGTTTATTACATCATTAAATTGTTCAATGGTGGTGTGATCAAATATGACATGTGAATTATGTAACCATTTGTAAAATAACATACTAGCATATATATGGTTCATTTAACTTTAATATCATATCCATACAATATTTCAAACTCTAGATAGGGAACAGGGAGAGAGGAAAAGGCATTGCTGCCACAACATTCACACGGTATGGATCAACAAGCCAACAGCATTCACACGGTATGGATCAACAAGTCAACATTTTCACATTGcaagtgtagcgaaaatggcctctcatgccatatttcaatataatgttttggcgattgatgacacacacaacacttggactaatttgattgttaagatgaccattctcaggcttttaggttcaagtgatgacaaagagaagatgggCAAatttgtactcatcggtgcaataaACTTGGCACCGGATCAAGACGAAgcaaatttgctatcaccggttaaaccgatgatgagcaaatttgtactcatcggtgcaataaacttggcaccggattaaccgacgttgggtgttttacactcgtcggtgcattgacttggagtacaccaggctagggttttacaccggttgaaccgacgctaaagaaactgcatacgtcggtgcattgacagatgaagacagaggaaattctatacaccggttaaaccgacgattagatatcggtgaacgtcggtgcagttgtccagagagttagtttttcagcaactacactcaccggttaaaccgacgctgcatcggttgatcacgtcggtcgattgaagtagccgttgaagtataacgacTAGTTgcaaaatgcactcaccggttaaaccggtgatgacaaaaacaggagcatcggtttaaccggtgatagcactttttgtcagcctttttccaacggctagtttggtgTGTGAGGACTATaaatatgccaccccacggctcatttgagagtgctggagaccaaggaagcatacaagagccaaagatcatctccaaccaccttagaacTTCATTgaacatcatataggcttaagcacacttgtgcgagtgcttagtgcttgtaatagggattagttcttgcgagagctcccttgagagaagtcttgttgcggcaagcaatccttgtgatccgtcgtgtgaccctccggcttggtgtggagtggcaacgacactttgtgcgggggaggaggaggccccctccttggtggagaagctccatagtggatttcggccaggtgaccgagagagacggtggcggtgcacgagactcggtgtcttgtgggcacttgcctttgcttgccggcatcgccttggtggcgtagtgcaagacggtgatcggaagagcctcagTGTCCCGTGGAcataggcgtttgtgccgaaccacgttacatgaccgtgtctactcgggagtttgtatccctcttgcacttacctctttacttaccgtattacgtttccgcatttactctatcttgcatgcctttactttcctagttaatttgattaggattggctataggttgcaagtttttaggggtaagtagagagtagcatagataaatcttagtcataactaacatgtgtaggatgtgttagatttatcttatgcaagtagtttgagccctaggacaaaaagcgattagcgaccctattcaccccctccccctctagggtcggacaccccggtgatccttacagcaaACATGCACGCGAAAACACGCACGTGAGTGCGGCGCGGTGGGAGATTTGGGCGCGCGACCACCGAGCGCTGGAGCGGCGGATGGGACCGTGCGCGGGAGAGGCAGGGGAGGGGGGTTGAGCACGGGAGCGGCGGAGGAATTTGGGCGCGGGAGGTCCAGCGGCGGAGTGGGGAGCACAAGATCTCGGATGAAACGAATAACACCCTCAATGCTGGGTCATCTTCGTTCATGCGCTTGAAAACCGCGCCACGAGCGGGTCATCCTGATGACCTTGATTTCTTCTATCTCCTCTTAACTTTCATGCCAAATCAACATTTCTGCTGATGGTATCACATTTGTTAATGCTGATGATACCCTCATAAACCcagcactgagactggccttagtgTGTTAGCTTAACTAAGGGCTGCATGTGTATAGAAGATAGTTAGGAGCCGACAattaggttggctcttggaCCTCATTTTGTGTGCGAGGCTAGTGCGGGAATAGGAGATAGCTTGGTTGTTTCTTTTCTTCATTTTCCTTGACATAGGAGGTATGATGATGTGGGCATGTTAAAAATAGCTGAGTTTTTTTTTAGGTTTTAAAAATAGCTGAGTTGGTGCTATTAGAGGAGGCCTAAGAAATAAAAACTCCACCATCATATGGGGTACAAATATTCCCATGCAGGGCCCAGCTTAGGGCCATCTTCTGATTCTGGCCCAGGCCCAGGTTAGTTGACGCAAGAGGATCAGAAGCCCAAATGGTTGCTACTGGGCCGCACAGACACAAATAAGCCTAAGCGCATTCGGTTTTCCTCATTCTTGCTTAGAGGAGAAAAGGCCGCTTCTTTTTCATTCGAGAGAAGAGAAATGGGCTGCTGCGAAGTGCGAACTATATAGACTTAACGAGAAAACGATGAAATCGATTAGACCTCcgtaataaaaaaaatatggtcCGTATCTGTGCGGAGGTAAACTGAGCAAGCATCAGGTTTAGACGATATCAAATCCTAATCCGCAGGGCCTCgcgaaaaaacaaaagaaaatctAATCCACCGAAAACGAACGCACAAATAAGATCTTCAGGCCATTTCACAGAAGTACTATAGGAAACGGACATCCTTTCCGGCAGGCGCATATCCCTCCCGACATTTTCTAGTGGGTCATGGATTTTGGCAAGGTGCAGCATCCGTTATCGCTGAAAGCCTGAAACCGGAATAAAGGCAGCAACTGCTAATCATGCCGCAGAATAACCCCGGGGATCGATTAACCGTACGTGAAACACGGGCAGGGATCAATTCCTGCAGCCAGTGAGTCCAGCTGGAGTTACAAGTGAATCTCATTTTGAGTTTTACATGCTTCGCAGAAAAACAATCTCTAGCATGCTAAACAATAACGGCTGTGAGCAGGAGAGCATATTTCAAGCAAAGGTTCATACATCATTCATCACACTTAGTACACCAACGAtcagttcaaacaatacaatcGCTGCCACTTGTCATATGACGCATTACAAATTATAGGTACACTGTTCAAACCAAGCAGAAACACAGAAGAAAAACGGAATGGAGCAGAAGACAGAAGAGTACTCACACGCAGGCACCGGCAGAGGCGCCCCTTATTCCATAGTCCACGGTACTACTTATTACTTCGCTTATTATTAAAACAGGAGCTGCTTGGAGTGGCACAGCCACACAGTTGCTTGTTCCTGCAATCAAAAGAAACCATAATTAGTTGACAGGCCCATCTTCGAGCAGAGGATGATGCTACCACTGAATACTGAATATGGAATTCCAGTGCAATCGAAATACAGGACTTCACAGATCTTAATCCTGTTTATTCATTTTTGGTGTTATGTGTTCTTCTGTTATTTTAGTAGCTAAACTGTTAAAGAGCAATGATAGCAACCAAACTGTTAAAGAGCTCTTCACACAAATCATAATGTTCAACAATTAATAATGGCTTTTTATAGGCGATACAATCAATTTTGTTGATAGTGGTTTAACTTTTAGAATTTCAGATGAGATGGTTACTGCATAAAATTTGGCTGAAGTAACGTTGCAGTAAGTAGGAAATTATAAACATGCAGCACAAATTCTGTAGAACTTACACCAGGGAACAATCTTCCAGCGCTGGTTGTCACCCTCACACCACtcccacagcacaagagtggtTCCATCACGCACACCACCATGGTCCTTGTCTCCATTCAGAGCATCAAAGTTCAAGTAGATGTTGTTCACCATCCTAATGCAACGGAATCCATCACCAACATCCCTGCTCTCTGTCCACAGGACTGACTCATCTAGGGTGTCCGGATCATAGCGGATCTGACGAACCTACAACAGTCAGATTGAAGATATCAGATCTCATAGTTTTTGAAGTGTCCCGTAGTAGGGAATGAGTGTGAGGACATAACCATCCCACAATAGGTAGCAATTACCATAATAATTTAGGACAAGTGACACACGGGAATGCACATGGGGAGCACTAGTAGCAGTGTGATATGCACATGAGCACATCGATGCGGATATCAAACACCATGGACAGATGCAGATCTATACCATTGACATGGTAACCCACTAAGGTACACTGATGTAATTGTAATATTTGATGAAGCACATTACAATGATTAATCAAACATTGTTTGAGATCAGGACAAATACCATTCATGTGAGTCCTGCATGTCTATAATACtttggacaaaaaaaaaagaagaatctTAGGTACCTGATAACTTCGACGAATAGCTATGTTATGGAGTAGGAGACTAATCGATGGAAAAGGTATGAGGTAAAGAGTTCAGCTGCGTGTTTTGCACATGAAAGGAATTCTAAGTTCAATTTAGGTGACGAGGAATGTGTGTGGACAAGTTTGCGTGCATCATTGggattaatctcaaagttggtACACATAAGATCCACATTCCGCGGCAGGGTGGAGTACATTTCCACAAGCAATAATAAAATAGGATTAGAATTGGGATGAGAAGAAGCATGAACCGTAGCATCGAGCGGAGATACTTTATACTTACTGGGTGTGACTGGCCAAGGGAATGCTTAAGAGCCTCTCCAGTTGCCTTGTTCACGAGGATCATGGCAGGGTAGCCTTCCTCATCCTTCACCCTGGTGCTGTACTTCATGTCCTTGATCCAGTGCTGCATAAACAAAGTTGAGCAAAGTCATCACAAGACAAGTAGGAGAAAAATGTAAACAATGATCCATTATTTTATTCGTCTTCCTCAATCCCCATGAAGCGCCCAGGAAGAATAAGACGAGGCAGGATCGCATCAACGAAGACGCCGAAATTCCGAGGAAAACAGGAAGTCGTCGTCTAGATCCCGAGATCAGAACTCGGATTTGGCAGAACTCATCACGATCAGAGTTCAGGGCGCGTGGACATCAACCGACCAACGCCCAACGGCAAAATGAAAATGGAGCGACCTACGCAGAGCGAATAGTGGCCTGGGTAATCCTCACCTGCGTGTCGTCGTCGCGGTCGGTGCGCACGAGGCAGACCTTGCCGTCGCGGGAGGCGAGGCTGTATTTGTCCTCACCGGCCTTGCAGTAGATCCTGTACGTCTGCTGCCTgaccggcggcgcgccgccgccg
This genomic interval carries:
- the LOC120673384 gene encoding ricin B-like lectin R40G3, with translation MEFPHHHHHSHRRDGDDDERRGPPPPAYSGYGQPDPYGRPPADDPYGRAPPPSAYGAGGDPYGRHPPAPGYGRAEEGYGAPPPAYGAPPPAYGAPAAGGFGNVVHVGHEVGGERPHYGGGGSEFGHEGRPHHGGGGSEYGHESRPHHGGGGYEYGHETRPHHGGGGAPPVRQQTYRIYCKAGEDKYSLASRDGKVCLVRTDRDDDTQHWIKDMKYSTRVKDEEGYPAMILVNKATGEALKHSLGQSHPVRQIRYDPDTLDESVLWTESRDVGDGFRCIRMVNNIYLNFDALNGDKDHGGVRDGTTLVLWEWCEGDNQRWKIVPW